The following are from one region of the Vitis riparia cultivar Riparia Gloire de Montpellier isolate 1030 chromosome 14, EGFV_Vit.rip_1.0, whole genome shotgun sequence genome:
- the LOC117930611 gene encoding UPF0481 protein At3g47200-like: MEEQQERRNVGEKEGDQPSRNSGQTGPEPKEYRTSIVEMSDKVMKNWIQSLQKARERTQSQTQWPRIPRVPQILRRTQDFNKFYEPRVISFGPYHHGKPDLHPEEMIKPLYAEQFLADSNQDIKDLYTKIGSNIKAVRDCYDSISTKEYDDEALAWMMLLDGCSLLQIIRQTDTSNVLAYHQRCLVKLDLFLLENQLPFGVLKLIFEGAKFNDGLSMEEKIKKFVTDTGRPTGIELEDENEEPSHLLDLFRSALLGRFKMIRRSQPEQEQQPEKKGKSSSRQGEDRGSCCPWKKGIWKSFRNIKELKAAGIHLQLNRKSSLRDISFDSHFFYGCLKLPPIIIDGFTRPKFLNMLAYEMCPEAPDDYAVTSYISFLYELIDQADDVKELRSNHILYNCLGSDEEVAKIFNEITNDFVNPDAYGDVKARIQEHYDKRVNTWMAQALHDHFSTPWTIMAFIGAVLVLFLTAVQTYCALPGN, encoded by the coding sequence ATGGAAGAGCAGCAAGAAAGGAGGAACGTTGGAGAGAAAGAAGGCGACCAACCAAGCAGGAACAGTGGCCAAACTGGCCCTGAGCCTAAAGAGTATCGTACTAGCATTGTTGAAATGAGTGACAAGGTGATGAAAAATTGGATTCAGTCCCTTCAAAAAGCAAGAGAAAGGACTCAATCTCAAACTCAATGGCCAAGGATACCAAGGGTTCCTCAGATACTGAGGCGGACCCAGGATTTCAACAAATTCTACGAACCGAGGGTAATTTCATTCGGCCCTTACCACCACGGCAAGCCCGACCTTCACCCTGAGGAAATGATCAAGCCTCTATATGCCGAACAATTCCTGGCTGATAGTAACCAGGACATCAAAGATTTGTACACAAAAATTGGAAGTAATATCAAGGCAGTGAGGGACTGCTATGATTCGATTAGTACAAAGGAGTATGATGATGAGGCACTCGCCTGGATGATGCTTCTGGATGGGTGTTCTTTACTACAAATCATCCGCCAGACAGATACGAGTAACGTCCTTGCATATCACCAAAGATGTCTTGTGAAGCTGGACTTGTTCTTGCTGGAGAACCAACTTCCCTTTGGAGTCCTCAAGTTGATTTTTGAGGGGGCAAAATTCAATGATGGTCTATCAATGgaagagaagataaaaaaattcgTCACTGACACCGGAAGGCCCACAGGAATAGAGCTGGAAGATGAGAACGAAGAGCCCTCTCATCTCCTCGACCTTTTTCGAAGTGCTCTCCTAGGCAGGTTTAAAATGATTAGGAGGAGTCAGCCCGAACAAGAGCAGCAACCTGAGAAAAAGGGAAAGTCGTCGTCGCGTCAAGGAGAAGATAGGGGGTCCTGTTGCCCATGGAAGAAAGGCATTTGGAAGTCTTTTCGAAACATCAAGGAGCTTAAAGCTGCCGGGATCCATCTCCAACTGAATCGAAAGAGTTCCTTGAGAGACATTTCTTTCGATTCCCACTTCTTCTATGGCTGCCTGAAACTTCCCCCAATAATCATTGATGGCTTCACGAGGCCCAAGTTCTTGAACATGTTAGCCTATGAAATGTGTCCAGAAGCCCCAGATGACTATGCGGTCACTTCTTATATATCCTTCCTTTACGAGCTCATTGATCAAGCAGACGATGTCAAGGAGCTGAGATCTAATCACATTCTCTACAACTGTCTTGGCAGCGATGAAGAGGTGGCCAAAATTTTCAACGAGATCACCAATGACTTTGTAAATCCCGATGCTTATGGAGATGTGAAAGCTCGCATTCAGGAACACTACGACAAGAGAGTGAATACTTGGATGGCTCAAGCCCTTCACGACCATTTCAGTACTCCATGGACTATCATGGCTTTCATTGGTGCTGTTTTGGTACTATTTCTTACTGCGGTTCAGACCTACTGCGCTCTTCCCGGCAATTAA